Part of the Armatimonadota bacterium genome is shown below.
AAAACGGCGGGCGGCCGGCCACAGGATATCGTCGCCCCGGACGACACCACAAAGTCCCTGGTCGATGTTTTCAACGACTACAAGCCGGACATCTTCATGACTTCAGGCCACGCGACCGAACGCGACTGGCAGATCGGATATTCCTATCGCAACGGCCAGTTCCGGTGCAAGGACGGCGTCCTGTTGGGGCTCGACATGCAGCGCAAGGCATACCCCATCCACTCGCCGAACCCGAAGGTGTACATGGCAATCGGCAACTGCCTGATGGGTCACGTGATCGACGATCAGGCGATGGCCCTCGCCTGGATGGGATCCGCCGGTGTTGACCAGATGGTGGGCTATACCGTCGAGACCTGGTACGGCTACGGAGGGTGGGGGATCAACAACTATTTCTTCGATCAGCCCGGCCGCTTCAATCTTGCCGAGTCGGTCTTCCTGGCCAACCAGGCCCTGCAGTGGCAGTTGCAGAAGCGATTCCCCGAGACTAACAAGGTTGTGTTCAACGCGTACGGTCCGTCCGGCGAGGCGCTTCCGGCGTTGGCAGGCGCACTGAGCGTCCGCTCCATGGCCGGCGATGACAAGGACAAGTTAGGCTTGGTGTGGGACAGGGACGTCGTCGCGTTTTACGGCGATCCCGCGTGGGATGCCCGTCTCGTCACCAGGCCCCAACCGTGGCGGCAATCCCTAACTGTGAAGGGCAACCGATACACAGTCCTGCTCAAGTCTCTGGCGGGCGCTACTTGCGGCCGCCCGCCGGCCATCGCCCTTCCGAAACGCATTGCCGGGCTGACCGTTCGTGAAGGCGCGGCATTAGAGCCGGTCATCGCCGGGCGTTTCATAATGTTGCCGGGATTGACCAGAATGGACGCCGGCAAGGAGTACCGAGTCGTGTTCGACGCAACTGAATCTGGGAAGGCCGTCAAGACGCAGAAGGCATCAACGGCGACACGGGAGGAGTCCTCGTCGGCGGTTTCGGCGGCGCTGGGAAAAGCCGGAAGTAACAAGCCTGAACTCCTTGGAGCCCTGCGGGACGCCGGAGAGGGCGAGGAGTGGAAGGCGGTCGCATTTGTCATCGCGAATATGCCGCCCGGTGACGCGAAGAGCCTGAAGAAGCCATACATCCTGGAGAACGCCCGGCTTGCTATAGAAGCCAGGGAGAGCGTCGCGTGGGGCAAGGCGATCCCTGAAGACGTCTTTCTGAACAACGTGCTGCCTTACGCGAACGTGACGGAAACCCGCGAGAATTGGCGAGCCGACTTCCGCCGGCGTTTCAGTGACCTGGTAAAGGACTGCAAAACGCCGTCCGAGGCCGCGCTTCTCCTGAACAAGACGATCTTCAAGGCGCTCGACGTCCAGTATCACGCCACAAAGCGCCCGAAACCCGATCAGAGCCCATCGGAATCCATCGCCGCCAAGTACGCATCTTGTACGGGCCTTTGTGTGCTGCTGGCCGACGCCTGCCGCGCGGTCGGCGTGCCGGCGCGCCTCGTGGGCACACCATCGTGGGTTCTTCCAGGTGAGACGCACCCCACCGCAGGTGGCAACCACACGTGGGTTGAGATATGGGACAACGGCTGGCATTTCCTGGGCGCCGCGGAGGAGTCGAAGCTCGACGACACCTGGTTCGTGGACAGTGCCAAGCACGCCGATCCGAAAGATCCGCTACACCGCATCTACGCTGTCTCGTTCAAGAAGACTGGAACCTCGTTCCCGATGGTCTGGGCGCCGAATGTGAAGGACGTCTACGCAGAGGACGTGACGGAGCGGTACAAACATCTCGGCCGCTGAACGCCGCGGGATGTCAGGGATCTGCTATCGCTTGCGGGAGTGGTCGGATGAGTGGAATGCGGGTCACCGGTTCTGCGACTTCCGGAGTTCCGCCATGCGTTGCTGCGCTTCGGGGCTGAACATCATTTCCAACTGGATGACTCCGAGTGCGCTGTAAGGTCGCGAGTCGGCTGATTCCGGATCCGCGCCAACCCGGTCGAGTATTTCCGCCAGTTCAAGGCCCGGACTTGAAGGCACGTAGATGTATGCACGATGCGTGGGGCCATCGAGTTCGCGAAGAATGAAAGCCTGAAGGGGCCCGGGCTCCTCCGCAATGAACCGCCGGACCAGTTCGGCGACGTTATCGGTGTTCACTTGGGCGCCGCTTGTGGCCGAGACACCACAGAGGGTGATCGCCAGCTGCTCATATGGGATGGGCATCTCGTTCACCTCGGCGATGAGTTGGGCTCGCGTTGAGTCGTCGAGACGACAGAAGATGTGGATGCTGGCGTTGGAAGGCGTTTCCACACCGGCACGCCAGAAATCGCTTTCCCAGTACCATACAAGGCCGCTTCTCAGGAGTGAATCGACAAACGCTTCCAGATTCTCCTGAGGCGCCAGCGCGTCTACCTCGTAACAGACGGGGCCATCCGGTCTGTGGTACAGCGTTGGCTTCGGGTCCCGAACAGCCGCATACATCCGCCTTCGGTCCCGGCGCCGGGCCAGCTCGCTGGCGTAGTGGCGTCCAACCGTGTCGGCATTTTCGCGCACCCAATCCGTGAGCCGCGTTTCTCCGGCGGGCGGTGAATCTGTGCAGAGGAGGTCCGCCATCAGGCCCTTGATCTCTTCGCGGGTGATCATAACATCGCCTACGCACTTCCCGATTGCTGTCCCAAACGCGTAGCCCAGCCACGGCGGAACAGGCAGGATCGGCCGGCGGACACCGATCGCTTCGGCAACGGCGTGAGCAAGCCCGATGTATGTGAACGTTTCGGGACCGATGGCGTCGACGGTCCGATCGCCGGTCTGCGCGCCCTCTTCGACGGCCAGTTTCGCCAGATCGTCCACATGTATCGGCTGCAGACGGTACTTCCCGTCACCGAACACGCCGAAGACCGGCAGGTGGCGCAGCGCCCATGCGATGTTGTTGATCAGGATGTCCTCCGGCCCGAAGAGTACCGCCGGGCGAAGGATGGTGTGCAGAACGCCGGATTCCTTCAGGCTCTTCTCCAGCACGGCTTTGCCCTGGAAGTACTCGAGGGGAGAGTCAAGTGACGGGTTGGTAATGCTCACGTGAACGATGCGGCCCACGCCCGCCTTCGCGGCGGCCTCGAACAACCGCTTCGTGTTATCCACCGCCTCCGAGTGCTGAAACGTCTTGTGGTTGAATCGCACCCAATAGGTGTTGTAAAGCACTGCGGCGCCCTTCAGCGATTCCGTCAACGCGGTGGGGTTGTCGAAGTTGAACGGATGGACCTCCACGCAACCCCCAAACGGGTTCACACGGCGCGGTGAGTTCGTCAACGTCCGGACCGGTCTGCCCTCCGCAAGCAGCCGTTTCGTGATGTATTTGCCGGAGTAGCCAAACGCGCCGGTGACTACATGCAGATTCGTTTCGGCCATTTCCCGCCTCTCCCTCTGGCCGCAAGTCAAGCAGCCGTTGCCGTATCAAGCCGTTGGGTAGTTGAACCACACCAATACGAAAGCAGTAGGATGGGAGTCCCGCCCGTCTCAGGCGGTAACGGGCGGGACGCCCATTCTACTGTGGATCTCATTCGTGTGGCGCGTTGAAAAAGACTCTAGTGCCATCGTGGTCCCACGCGGGGGATGGGTTCAAGTTCCGGTGGTCCCTCCACAAGCAGCGGTGGCATACTTGGGCTTTCTGCGGGCCGCGCTCAGCGCGTGGCGATGTGAATAGGAAGGCAAAATGGCTGCACAACCGTATTTGGACCGGTTTGATGAGATAGTGCTGGAAACCCGGATCGCGCTCCCGAAGGAGCGTGTGTGGGAACTGATGGTGGACCGTATCTCGGACTGGTGGACACCGGACATCCTGGTGAACAATTCGGCAAGGGCAATGGTGCTGGAACCGTTCGTTGGAGGGCGCCTCTTTGAAGACTGGGGAGACGGAGGCGGTCTCCTTTGGGCTACCGTCACAACACTGAAGAAACCCGAACGGCTTGAGCTGACTGGCTGCATCGCCGCGGCCGGCGCGGTGCTGGGCGTTGTTGACTTCCGGTTCGACGACGATGCCGGAGGTACGCTCCTGAAGATGAGCCATCGGGCGATT
Proteins encoded:
- a CDS encoding transglutaminase-like domain-containing protein, whose protein sequence is MPLLLIWPCHAAPAVRVIPPPAGKTFTIRVHSRDSIQPAEYRVARASTPGGYAVVASQATYGDPEWRQIVQGLAIRHSADILLYPDAVASVRGELARRLPRYTCFVARPAEAGRQFVVSVHRLTRQLNADPYTDTIWGIVTGYSPADAARIVAQTAPLIIRRGAGGTSIPLDQFDAGVYYDEGKKNHAVEKTAGGRPQDIVAPDDTTKSLVDVFNDYKPDIFMTSGHATERDWQIGYSYRNGQFRCKDGVLLGLDMQRKAYPIHSPNPKVYMAIGNCLMGHVIDDQAMALAWMGSAGVDQMVGYTVETWYGYGGWGINNYFFDQPGRFNLAESVFLANQALQWQLQKRFPETNKVVFNAYGPSGEALPALAGALSVRSMAGDDKDKLGLVWDRDVVAFYGDPAWDARLVTRPQPWRQSLTVKGNRYTVLLKSLAGATCGRPPAIALPKRIAGLTVREGAALEPVIAGRFIMLPGLTRMDAGKEYRVVFDATESGKAVKTQKASTATREESSSAVSAALGKAGSNKPELLGALRDAGEGEEWKAVAFVIANMPPGDAKSLKKPYILENARLAIEARESVAWGKAIPEDVFLNNVLPYANVTETRENWRADFRRRFSDLVKDCKTPSEAALLLNKTIFKALDVQYHATKRPKPDQSPSESIAAKYASCTGLCVLLADACRAVGVPARLVGTPSWVLPGETHPTAGGNHTWVEIWDNGWHFLGAAEESKLDDTWFVDSAKHADPKDPLHRIYAVSFKKTGTSFPMVWAPNVKDVYAEDVTERYKHLGR
- a CDS encoding NAD(P)H-binding protein, encoding MAETNLHVVTGAFGYSGKYITKRLLAEGRPVRTLTNSPRRVNPFGGCVEVHPFNFDNPTALTESLKGAAVLYNTYWVRFNHKTFQHSEAVDNTKRLFEAAAKAGVGRIVHVSITNPSLDSPLEYFQGKAVLEKSLKESGVLHTILRPAVLFGPEDILINNIAWALRHLPVFGVFGDGKYRLQPIHVDDLAKLAVEEGAQTGDRTVDAIGPETFTYIGLAHAVAEAIGVRRPILPVPPWLGYAFGTAIGKCVGDVMITREEIKGLMADLLCTDSPPAGETRLTDWVRENADTVGRHYASELARRRDRRRMYAAVRDPKPTLYHRPDGPVCYEVDALAPQENLEAFVDSLLRSGLVWYWESDFWRAGVETPSNASIHIFCRLDDSTRAQLIAEVNEMPIPYEQLAITLCGVSATSGAQVNTDNVAELVRRFIAEEPGPLQAFILRELDGPTHRAYIYVPSSPGLELAEILDRVGADPESADSRPYSALGVIQLEMMFSPEAQQRMAELRKSQNR
- a CDS encoding SRPBCC domain-containing protein, which produces MAAQPYLDRFDEIVLETRIALPKERVWELMVDRISDWWTPDILVNNSARAMVLEPFVGGRLFEDWGDGGGLLWATVTTLKKPERLELTGCIAAAGAVLGVVDFRFDDDAGGTLLKMSHRAIGELTAADREEFAGGWQEVIGVVFKGFAEGQ